In Camelina sativa cultivar DH55 chromosome 17, Cs, whole genome shotgun sequence, the genomic stretch taatttatagaggttttgctgtatatattaatgattttgGTACACTTTGAGATTCTTCATGGTAAATATTACCGACcaaaaggaatatatatattaccgaCCACAGGAGAGGAAGAACAAGTGACTCTTACCTTAATTCTTATAAGAACTTTTTGTATGAAACTAACATAGTAACATCGTATACCCTATTAAATTTACGTGTTATCAATGATCTGAAAAAAGCATAGATATACATAGGTTTAGAATTCTGGATTacgaaataaaagaaaaaagcattACCGGTTTGAAGTTTCTTGAAGAATTAGAATTCGTCTGTACTTTTCTGTTTAGATTCCGATAGAATATTCTTACAAAAGGACTAGTCAAAAGCGGAATTGAAGCGACCCTACTACATAAAACTAACATTATCCAATTCAAATGAGTTTGTCCTCTTTATAGAACGCAAAGGTCGGCCCACTCATAAATTCACAGCTTAACTTTCCaattagtttttacttttttacatTCTTATTGAACGAAAGCCTAACGGTATTAATTAAACTTCCCATGACGACGAATGCATCGAACATCCATCTCTAAAATTGAAGAGTTTTATAACCGTCCAATAACCAAATCACAAAAAGTATTACTAATTTGCGTCgggaaaaatgtgaaaaaaaattattatcttacgAAAATACCAAAAAAGGTATATTTGTGGCGAATCAAAAATGTTATACAAATTGaacatcatgttttttttggtaaaatcaacaaaaatttataatttatttagaaaattagaCATTTAACTGACCATACATAAAGTTCAtgatttttacaatatttctgAATGTTActgtttctttattattatatttttgtcttaatttagattacattttttttttgttaaacctCAATTTAGATTACATTTAACagatttaagtttaaaatgAAGAAGATTAATTTTTTGagtcatatattaaaatacttattacagttattattttaatattaaaatacttatttttgTCTTAGGTTTCTACAaaactaattctttttttttttcaaattgtttgACACAGATCTGTACTAAGAAATGGAAAAGTATTACCAACTTTGGATTGTATTTAATTGATAGGTGAACTTTTTTAGTCATTTAAGTACTTAAATAGTCGGTTGGTCATTTGTCGGACAAATTGAAGTTTAACATGGAGAAAGAAGACCAAACGGTTAGTGGGTCACACAAGAGATCCTTCATAGAGATTtattttgctatatatatatatgtgaacgTCTAATTTGTAATATGATGTTCAAAACCTTAGTAAATTCTAAACTTTATTTAGTGAAGTAAATGTTTAACGTACAAGGTTGCGTAAGAGAAAATATCAATTGTGTTTGTCACAGTCAGACAAATACTAAAAccgataaaaaaatatttagattgtttcaactttcaagtaattatttttagtttcgtTCTTATTTTGATATAGAATACGAATTAACATGGAATACGATTACTATTTTCTGATAACAATTTGATAATATTGTCAAAACATTtagattcaaaaatatatattttcgtaaGTTCGATTTTATTTCTTGATATATAGAGTAAGCTAAACTGACAAGAACGAAAAATACTCTAGTGTACATTTTCGTTTGAGGTATAAACACAAACCTcctttttgatatatattataaccAACTTTGGATTACGTTTGACAGAAACAAATTGACACAAAACTTTAATACAAAAGTGACGAAACATAAATCTTTTGAGTCATgcaactaaaatattttttgattgtTACGTACACATGTTACCGGAAATGGTCGGTCGGTCATCGGGCAGACAAGAAATTTAAACATAAACCAAACCAGGTAGGTCCGACAAAGACTATTCTAGCGCCACGTGGCGTCAAAACCACCTAGTACGTTTCACGTCAAAACGTGTCGTTTCACTAGCCAATCAGAAAATCACACAAGGTAACAGTATTGAATTgttaaaacgacgtcgtagTACCTGGAGTGGGAACATACTGACAAGTGACCGATCAACCACCACGACGAGATCTTAATTTACAAAACAACCCCTGATGAGTCGAACTGTCTAGATACTGACACGTGTCGTCACGCCAACGTGGCATCACCTGGATTAATTCAAACGAAGCTTCGCGCGCGTATCGCAAGCCGTTGGATTTTATCTCATGGTTTAATAGCCGTTGGATTAAAATCTTTCTCTGGAAACGTTTAGTAGTCGGTCGTATTTAATTATCCAGAAGTTATTAGTGAttaatctttaaattaattaactttaatttctatataaagcACCATTATGCTTACACTTACAAACTCATCACACACTActacacacaaactcaaacaagaacaaaaacacaaacacgaacacaaaagttagttttttttctaaagagaCAACAAGTTAGAAGATGGCACCTGAGAGCAATACCAAACTCACCGGACCTGTCGTCTCAGCCACCGCTAACGCCGGAGAGAAGAGGGCTTACGTGACTTTTCTTGCTGGGAACGGTGACTACGTGAAAGGAGTGGTGGGGCTTGCTAAGGGGTTAAGGAAAGCTGAGAGCAAGTATCCACTCGTGGTGGCGGTTTTGCCCGACGTACCGGAGGATCACCGGAAACAGCTTGTTGATCAAGGCTGTGTTGTTAAGGAGATAGAGCCGGTTTACCCGCCGGAGAATCAAACCGAGTTTGCTATGGCTTATTACGTTATCAACTACTCTAAGCTTCGTATCTGGAAGGTATgcatatataaaatacatatattttatttttgaaaatcataaaataaaatcttttttatttaatatactttgaatatttatataaatatttgtataaaataatattaaatgaatttcggttaaaaatttgtttagttGTAGTGAATTGGTTCAGTATTATTTATTCTCATCCGAAAAAGTTACTAGTTATATCATcattaaaatacacatttttttctaaaacttatttttgtctAAAATTTATGTGTGAAAATGATTgattaattcaaaaatatttgtcaACTTTTGTGATCACTTTATTCTTGGgccaaaattttgatttgtctttagtttaatttcttttgtacTATATGATTGCAGTTTGTGGAGTACAACAAGATGATATACTTGGATGGAGACATACAAGTGTTCGACAACATAGATCATTTGTTTGAGCTCCCTGATGGCCAATTCTACGCAGTCATGGACTGTTTCTGTGAAAAGACATGGATCCACTCCCCACAATACAAGATCGGTTATTGCCAACAGTGTCCAGAGAAGGTGACTTGGCCAGAGGCCAAGCTTGGTCCTAAGCCGCCTTTGTATTTCAACGCCGGTATGTTCGTTTACGAGCCTAACCTCTCCACTTATCATAACCTCTTGGATACTGTCAAAGTCGTGCCTCCCACTCTTTTTGCTGAACAGGTAAATAGAAGAGATAATAATACTTTTACGCaggattttttttcaattatttttgatattacaATCGAAACGTATTATAATAACttgatttgtattttgtaaCAGGATTTCTTGAATATGTACTTTAAGGACATATACAAGCCAATACCATCAGCTTACAACTTGGTCTTGGCCATGCTCTGGAGACATCCAGAGAATATAGAGCTTGACCAAGTCAAAGTTGTTCACTATTGTGCTGCTGGTGCTAAGCCTTGGAGGTATATTTTGGGCCTATATTATTAAGATAGTCATTGAATAGTAACTAGTAAAGTtaatataattacaaattttcGTATCAGATTtactggagaagaagagaacatgAACAGAGCAGATATCAAGATGCTGGTCAAGAAATGGTGGGACATCTACAACGACGAGTCTCTTGATTACAAGAACATTATTGGAGACGGCCACAAGAAGCAAGAGGCATTTCAGCAGTTCGTCGAAGCTTTGTCCCAAGCCGGTGTGCTTCAGTCCGTCAAAGCTCCATCAGCAGCTTAAAAGCCATAAGATCATTAAGCTTGTTGCTGCGCTTCTTATGACTAAATATTGCTTTGGTTTGAAAACTTGTTTATAGGAATGAATATATAGCTATATTATATGAGATTGtgttactatattatttttattggttttggaggcattttttatatatctaaatcAGTTTTTGCTAAAGTAACCATGCGTCCTGCTATATTGACCATGCGAGATTCGGAAAAAAAATAACGTTCATATAAATTTCGATGATTCAGAGGCTAAGAAAACCCCACATTAGAAAACTAATGCTTGCAAGTCAATATTGAAAaagatgtaaatatatatatcatgtgaCCTCaagattcctaaaaaaaaactataatcacTATGTGAAATCCAACGGCTGAAAAGCTGTTCCTTTGAAATTATGTCACATATCTAACCTTTCATCTGTTCAATGTACAAATCTAGCCCTTAACATATTGGATCTTAttcaaaaacttttgttaaatcGGTTTTGACTGTTATTTCTAATCTAAATGGTGTttattgctttctttttgtGATCAGGCAGAACGAACCATTGTCAtatacaataaaacctctataaattaatactctatagattaataaacactataaattaataaattttgctagtcttAAGTTGGGACAGtgtaaaaagtaacaaaattcgataagataataagataatattttttttgaaatccccatgtaaaatatggtcccaataatatcataaattaataatcatgtaaatatatatatatatatatatataaatgctgatatagtaaaatatgtttctcgTAAAACTCATATctaaaaaacaattgttatgttgtatcttcaaattATAAGGATATagaatattctataacatttcataaaacagctaaaactttttaaagttttcaatttctaaatatgcatatttacattttgatagtttgataaactattaaaatacgataattgatattcttattcattaatttgaatatttatgtcatgtatataagtgaatttgtctataatatttgtaattcattgtcaataatatcttttaattatttcaaattcaattccaataccataaaatttacaacatccaaaatttcaatcttattttgcaaatattgtctcaattcataattttcttaaaaaataaacaattaaaaatatacctataaattaataattattaatttacactataaaataataataattaatttaattataaattaatatcactataaattaataaaattttttggtcctaacattattaatttatagaggttttactgtactctACATTTTGCGTAATATTTTAACTATCTACTAATATTATGCTATTGTTGACAAAGCCACATATAAGGGCCTCGATAAAAAGTACAACAATTAGAATCtgatatgaaaaaataattaattagttcatGTCTTCGAGATTTTGgctaaaaaaatgaatttgataTAGAACAAAATTTGTGCAGAATAGCTAAACCTTTTTACAAATAAACCAGCTTTAACATACATAATATTTCTATATGGATTGGTGTTATTTATCACATCACTATTAAGCAACTAAAACTTCCATTTTTTTGACAACACAACACTGATTTGCTTGTGTTTCAGGTCCTTCGTCATCCattccaaaaatttgaaaacttgaCTCACCTGACTATTCAGAGTTGCAAAACATTAGGCTGGGACGCGATTCCAAAGTTTCTAGATGTTGTCAATGTTTGGAAACCCTCGTCTTGGAGGTAAAAAATCAAGCTACTGCGTAGTGAATTCAGTTTTATTAGTAAAAGCAAAAATGAGCAAAACAGATGCATCAAATGAtttatgtctgttttttttatgcTTAGTGATTCTTCCACTTAGCCACATATGAGTATGGTGATGGGTGTCATCCCTGCCAGATTTTGGTTGAGGATGAGTCTTACCTAGTAACATCCCATGTAACTCTTCTGGAAATATATGAGACTATTAATGATAAACAAAGTGATGAAGGAGTCGTTACGAAAGACGGAGGATAAGTTATTGTAGATGAAGCACGGTTTGTTGAGCAAGTGAGGTTTTTTTTGATGATAATGTCACATCTCCAACAAGTGAAAATACACGGCAAAACCAAAGATAACATTAGTGCTTTGTATGAAATTGCCAGTCAACTTCGGAGACTTGAAGGCAAAGCATCCGCTACGGTTCAAGTATCGATACTCCATGATTAAAAAACAAAGGCGCCTCTCCCATTGATATGTGGACCAATTTGAAAGTTTCTTATTAGTGTATATAGGATAGTCAATTTACATAAGTCTCTGCTTGTATTACAGTATTTCAGGCTTTGATTTAGGTCTCTAACAATTGTATATAAACccttaattttaatatttattgaattaatgaGAATGAGATTATTTGGGAATATGATATTAAAGCAAAAATATCTCAATCTCAATCCCTAACTAACTTCCGCTTGATCCTTTGATTTCATCGGAATCTCACCAAATTCTCACCGGATCTCTCCAATTGTAATCTTTATTGAATTAATGAAAGCATCTCACAAACTGATATTCCTCTTCCTCATTATGAACTCAGAACTTGAGCGTCGATATACTCTTCATGTTGATTCCACTCTTCTCTTCCGAATATATATGACAATTGTTTTGATTGGTAACCAAGACAAATTGGGAGGCAACAAGTCTTTCGATAAATCAAATATCTCATAATTCTTCATCTTATTATTGAAATCTATTGAAATCCATGGCAGACACAAGATTAAGGCTCTCACTGGTAACACGAATTATCAAAATCGAGTTGcagtaaatattaaaattcgatTTAGCTTGCAGTAAAAATTATATGGTATAAACGACAGTTTGATGTAGTGAATTTGcagtaaaaaatgaattaaacattttctttaaaCGACTGACTGGTAACATTTTTGATGTATCATGTGCAGTATctattagaaataaaaattaaaaaattattaagaacaataacatttttgaaatagaataattcaaaatagataaataaaatgatcctatgtaaaaaaaaatgaaaaacatttgagacatagaaaataaaaagagagaaactaatgACGACGTACATTCCATAGCATATTTGCTATCTCATCTCGTACGTTATTCATATATTGGCCATCATTTgttccctcttcttcctcaagtcGATTAAGTTCGCCTTCTGCAAATCGTCGTCCACGACTATCTCCAGCAGTGACATTTTCATCTTCAAAATCAGCATCTGGAATTCTATGAAGCCTGATAAAATTGTGAAGAACCATAGTAGCATGCACAATTCTGTTCTGAGTCTTGACATCATAACGAGGCAAATTGTCAATAAtcgtctatttttttttccaaactccGAATGTTCGTTCTATCACAGAACGAAGTGATGCATGCCACCtattatataattcttttttgttccTCGGAGCACCTGCATCAAATTCTGAAAGATGATATCTGATGTTTTCTCTGCTGCTTCCTCTATATGGAGCTAGAAATCCCCGCTTGTTCGCATATCCAGAATCGACGAGATAATACTTACCTATAGGAGGTCTCGGGAATAANACTTTGATACACGCCCACCAAAAATCTGTCCACCTTGTCAAACCTTGAATTGATTGCAAGACTCCATATGCCTCTTTGTATGGTGTAGCTTCATTCTTTTCTCTACGTTCTCTTGCCTCTTCTACTTGAGCACGACGAAATTCCATCATTTCTTTGAATTGTCCACCCATCTCTGTTTCAAATGCCGTTCTTCTTCGTGGCATGTTCTTTTCTCCACTCCGTAGTACATCTTTCCCTCGATTACTTGGGTATGGAGTAACACGTGATTGTTTTTTAGCTGACCGCTTCGCTGGACCAATTGGCGACAGTGGAGGAGATTCGTTTGTGATGGTTTGAGACTGTAGATGTGCATCCTTTGTAGGAGTACGGTTTGaatcatctccatcatcatctacGGCTATCGGAACGAACTTGTCCACTGATTGCCTCTCATCTACCTCAGTATTGTTTGCATCTTGCTTATGAGTTGGGTACATAGCTTCTGGTTTACTGCCTTGACAACCAAATATGCGTCTCATAAGCTCCATATGGGGAATTCCTTCTTCACGGATAATTTTGGCATATGGTATCTCCTGCacaatatttttaagaatattaatatgatagctagcaaaataaaatatgtattacaAACAAGCTTATTTCtggatttacaaaaaataatacataaccTTAAgttactattaatatataaattaactaatttaaactacagaaaaaaataaaataaaaaagaaaatacctTTTCACGGTCAACCCACCAGTCCGGATCCATGTAAATCAAACCCGTGTTCTGATCATAGTGTATTCCAGTGAAATTTCTCAGCCTCTTATAAGCATTCCACTTATTTCTCAAAGCATCGTATTTGCTCTTGAAAGAATCCCACAGAAGATTTATCTTAGTTTGTTCCAAAAACTTTTCACAAATCCGCACTCGGCCGATTTCTTTCGGTAGCTTCTGCTTGTATCTAATTCTAGCCAATTCAacatcaagaagctccaagaaTATTCTGATATACTCATCATTCCATACAATTTGTTTCTATAATACacattaaaagattaaatacTAAACATCCAACGTTTTTAAACTGCGTATGTGATATATTCATTACCTTACGGCGGATACTTCCACTCCCACCAACATCCTCGCCACCAGCTGCACCAGCTGCACCACCTTCATTAGACatcttcatcaaaaacaaataaaatatattagtaatatgcactaatatttttaaacatatatataaactcgaTGGATAAAAagagtagaagaaagaaaaccatACTACGTACTGTTTCTTCAAAGTGTGCTTATTTGACAATAAGCTTTAggcatctatatatacaacttaaaatttccGTGTACGTTTCAACGACGAATAATAGTAGGAACAACTTTTTTCGTTTGAAAGAGTCTGATGAAcactagaaaattttagaaaaatctttGACCAAAGTTGTTTACGGGTGCTTAgcataaaaatagaaacaaataacaaatatttttttaaaaaaataatcgattgaataatttaaaaaactgaTAACTCAACTCTAACACATGacaatttccatgatgttgaataatcttttgagttaacaattttacaaaagatatacatcaaacttgtacatcaaccataacacatgattattcaaactcaacttcaaaaaatttagttttgttagtgattggtaacatttttgaataaaatttgagtTGAGACCATAACTCAACATAAGTCAATAGTAACACATGTTACCAGTCAGAGCCATAATCTATTGAAAtctatacagtaaaacctctataaattaataatattggaactataatattttattaaattataatgatattaaATTATCCTCTaatgtaaattataattatcttgtaatataaattataattatcttataatttaatatattaatttatcttatattaaattatagtgatattttcttattttatattgtaaattaaaaattcttaattca encodes the following:
- the LOC104758996 gene encoding galactinol synthase 2-like, producing the protein MAPESNTKLTGPVVSATANAGEKRAYVTFLAGNGDYVKGVVGLAKGLRKAESKYPLVVAVLPDVPEDHRKQLVDQGCVVKEIEPVYPPENQTEFAMAYYVINYSKLRIWKFVEYNKMIYLDGDIQVFDNIDHLFELPDGQFYAVMDCFCEKTWIHSPQYKIGYCQQCPEKVTWPEAKLGPKPPLYFNAGMFVYEPNLSTYHNLLDTVKVVPPTLFAEQDFLNMYFKDIYKPIPSAYNLVLAMLWRHPENIELDQVKVVHYCAAGAKPWRFTGEEENMNRADIKMLVKKWWDIYNDESLDYKNIIGDGHKKQEAFQQFVEALSQAGVLQSVKAPSAA
- the LOC104760087 gene encoding uncharacterized protein LOC104760087, with product MDPDWWVDREKEIPYAKIIREEGIPHMELMRRIFGCQGSKPEAMYPTHKQDANNTEVDERQSVDKFVPIAVDDDGDDSNRTPTKDAHLQSQTITNESPPLSPIGPAKRSAKKQSRVTPYPSNRGKDVLRSGEKNMPRRRTAFETEMGGQFKEMMEFRRAQVEEARERREKNEATPYKEAYGVLQSIQGLTRWTDFWWACIKVLFPRPPIGFIEFQMLILKMKMSLLEIVVDDDLQKANLIDLRKKREQMMANI